DNA sequence from the Rhizobium sp. ARZ01 genome:
CGATCGGATGCGGACCGCCAATCAGGATCGCGTCCCAATTCCGCGCCTGCTCCGAAATTCGGCGACGGATATCCAAGAAAGCACGAGGCCCGACGCGCCAAAGTTGATACAGGCTCGGATAATAGGGGAGAGGGCAAAGCGTGATCGCCGGATGGTCAAGCAAATAGGGTCCGCGTCCGGGTTGCGTTGCCTCGCGCCCGATGAAGACGATCTCGTCGACGAACTCGATCAAACTGGCCGGAAAGAGGATGTATGACTCATCCGTCGAAAGAGTGTCGCCCTCACGCCAAAAAACCTGATCAACGAAGATGGCGAGTCGCATAGCCAATCCACTTCTTTGTATCGGCATCGTTTCCCCTAGCGCATAACGTCCAGAGTTGGCCGGTGACCAATTTCGGCTGGAACTTCTGCTCGATCCAAGCACGTGCGCGGGTGCCGATCTCGCGTCGCATGTCGGCGTCCGTCGCCAGACGAAGAACATCGCGCGACAGCTCATCCTGTTCGGATTCGGCTATGAGCCCGGTCACGCCGTCCTGGATCAGGTCGACGACGCCGTTCACTGGCGTGGCGACGCATGGCACGCCCGCTGCCATGGCCTCCATTACAACATTGGGCATGCCCTCGTAGTCGGAAGACAGTAGGAAAATGTCTGAGGCGCAAATGAGCTCTCGGGCATCAGGCACACTGCCGAGAAAGCGGACCCTGTCGCCCAGCCCGAGGCGCGCGACCTGGCTCTTCAATTCGTCGAGACAGCCGAGCTCTTTTCCGGCGATCGCGGCCTGCACCGTGCAGTGCCGACCTACTGTTGCGATCGTATCGATGAAGCGGTCGAAGCGTTTCTGCGGCACCAGTCGGCCTACCCCAAGCACCAACACCGCGTCATCGCGCAGACCAAGACGCTGACGCCACTCGGCACGCCAGCGTGCCATCTGATCAGACGGGAAGATCTCGACCGCGTTCGGCACATAGACAACGTGCCTTTTTGAGCCGAGGCGGTGCGCGAGTTGCCCCTGTGTCTCCCGCGAATTGCAGACGGCAGTCGAGATGCCGGCCACGCTCATCCACGACCATAAGCTGCGTAGGCCCGTCGGTAGGTCTGCAAATAACGCGTTACGGAACGACCCGATGCTTCGGATGCCGAGCCCCGCCAAGGCGAGTGCGAACACATTGGTATAGGACGACCACGAGAAGAGGCATCGAGTTTTCCGAGCGACGCACGCCGCACGAAACTGCCGCATCTTATCCAGAGGGCGGCCCTTCAGCAGCACGACAGGAATACCAAGTTCGCGGATCGGAGCTTCCCAGAACCCGAGTTCGCCGGACACGTAGACGGTGGGGGCCCAGCGGGCGAAATCACAATGCGCGAGAAAATGATAGAGTTGCCGCTCGGTTCCGCCTTGCCCGAGCTGCCCGATGACCACGGCGATGGATTCCGGTTGCGTCGCTCTTGGCCCGCGCCCCTCTCGCATTAGTCAACTCCCCTCTTGCTGGGTGAGCCATACAGCGTCCTCCACGTTTAGCGTGGGCTCCCGTTTCTGACCCGCCTGGATTGCGGATGACTGTTTCGTAGGCTGGTAGAGCTTCTCGATACCCCTCTATTTCTCCCCGATCGCCGCCATACTCCCTGGCAGCTGATCGGAACGGAGCAAGACTTCGATTACATCGCCCGGTAGTAGCTCGGTATGCCCGTCTGCCGGGAGGCGGCGCCAATCCTGCTCGACTTTGCGCGTGATGGCAATTAGGGCCTGCGCAGCCGTTTCGAGCATTTGAGAGGGTGAGGTGGTTCTGCCGGGCCGCAGCTTCTCGCCGGCGCCCCTCAATCGCAATTCCGATTCGGCCAATCTCTCACTCGTCTCTCTAAAGTCCTTGAGAAGTTCGATCCGACGCAAGTTTATCGTCCTGTCGAGACTCCGCGCCAAGTCCCCCCGTCCTCGCTGGATCTCCATCATGTTCACAGTGGTCTGAAGCTGGCGCGTGGAAGATAGAAGCACTGCGCGGCGTACCTCCGACAC
Encoded proteins:
- a CDS encoding glycosyltransferase gives rise to the protein MVIGQLGQGGTERQLYHFLAHCDFARWAPTVYVSGELGFWEAPIRELGIPVVLLKGRPLDKMRQFRAACVARKTRCLFSWSSYTNVFALALAGLGIRSIGSFRNALFADLPTGLRSLWSWMSVAGISTAVCNSRETQGQLAHRLGSKRHVVYVPNAVEIFPSDQMARWRAEWRQRLGLRDDAVLVLGVGRLVPQKRFDRFIDTIATVGRHCTVQAAIAGKELGCLDELKSQVARLGLGDRVRFLGSVPDARELICASDIFLLSSDYEGMPNVVMEAMAAGVPCVATPVNGVVDLIQDGVTGLIAESEQDELSRDVLRLATDADMRREIGTRARAWIEQKFQPKLVTGQLWTLCARGNDADTKKWIGYATRHLR